One window of the Blastocatellia bacterium genome contains the following:
- a CDS encoding UPF0175 family protein translates to MRRIDVELPEEVLLSLKEDEQAFARELKMLAAVKLFELGKLSSGRAAQLAGMSRVEFLLSLGRYKVSPFSLTPEELERDIRNA, encoded by the coding sequence ATGAGACGCATTGATGTCGAACTTCCCGAAGAGGTTTTGCTCTCTCTGAAGGAGGACGAGCAGGCGTTTGCCCGCGAGCTGAAGATGCTGGCGGCGGTCAAATTATTTGAATTGGGTAAGCTCTCCTCAGGGCGAGCGGCGCAATTAGCCGGCATGTCCCGCGTCGAGTTTCTGTTGTCGCTCGGGCGCTACAAAGTTTCGCCTTTTTCTCTCACACCGGAGGAGCTGGAGCGAGATATCAGAAACGCCTGA
- a CDS encoding DUF3368 domain-containing protein codes for MIVNASPLIYLHRIGCLDLLKNLYGQIVVPAAVEAELREGQRRGADVPDVSTLSWIEVRSLRSSALLPAVTDLGPGEAEVIGLAREHPGSLVIIDDQLARKIAEICGVSLTGTIGVLLKAKQLGYVPAVAPILHALQQVGFWLGEELTRLVLVKAHEESGPSN; via the coding sequence GTGATTGTTAATGCATCGCCGCTGATTTACTTACATCGCATTGGTTGCTTGGATTTATTGAAGAACCTGTACGGCCAGATCGTAGTGCCGGCAGCCGTTGAGGCAGAACTCCGCGAAGGTCAGCGGCGCGGCGCCGATGTTCCCGATGTATCAACGCTGTCTTGGATCGAAGTTCGATCGCTTCGCAGTTCGGCGCTTCTTCCAGCGGTGACGGACCTCGGTCCGGGGGAGGCCGAGGTCATCGGACTGGCGCGAGAACATCCGGGAAGCCTCGTGATCATTGATGATCAACTGGCTCGGAAAATTGCTGAGATTTGTGGTGTGTCCCTAACCGGGACGATAGGCGTTTTGCTGAAAGCCAAGCAGCTAGGATATGTGCCGGCGGTCGCTCCAATCTTGCACGCGCTCCAACAGGTTGGGTTCTGGCTCGGTGAAGAGTTAACCCGGTTGGTTTTGGTCAAAGCTCATGAAGAATCTGGCCCATCCAATTGA